A genomic segment from Mucilaginibacter terrenus encodes:
- a CDS encoding acyltransferase family protein: protein MADAVKPQKKSRVYFPNLNGVRAIAALLVVIAHIELGKQDFHLTAIDFFPLTSLGRVGVSIFFSLSGFLITYLLLEEKLNFQKVSMPAFYMRRILRIWPLYYVVVFIGLLVYWPHAKPFVMAIFFLPNLAFALKIIPALFDPIWSIGTEEQFYIFHPHFFKFKTTRQIFHALIIFMIAFLALVQVIRHFQHRSDEMHALSQLTYYMRFDNMMMGAIVAVIYFNTKHQHFKFKLQGFFNLMFNKYVQVLLSLALLAVIYLYIVRNMPEGDLFIAAIAALLIVNLCETETSIYNLTNKKLMFIGEISYGIYLLHKFPVYLMLWLTKNYMPNMNYYLQNVIIYVASYILAIMLAALSYYTLEKYFLNLKKRFAKITQH from the coding sequence ATGGCCGATGCTGTAAAACCTCAAAAAAAATCAAGAGTTTACTTTCCAAATCTTAATGGTGTAAGGGCCATAGCAGCGTTGTTGGTGGTAATAGCCCATATAGAACTTGGAAAGCAGGATTTTCATCTTACTGCAATTGACTTCTTCCCGCTTACCAGCCTTGGCCGGGTGGGTGTATCAATATTCTTTTCGCTCAGTGGCTTTCTAATAACTTACCTCCTGCTGGAAGAAAAGCTAAACTTCCAAAAGGTAAGTATGCCCGCATTTTACATGCGGCGTATATTGCGCATATGGCCACTCTACTACGTAGTGGTATTTATTGGTTTGCTGGTTTACTGGCCACATGCAAAACCATTTGTAATGGCTATTTTCTTTTTGCCCAACCTAGCGTTTGCATTAAAGATAATACCGGCACTATTTGACCCAATATGGTCAATTGGTACCGAAGAACAATTTTACATCTTCCATCCCCACTTCTTTAAGTTTAAAACTACCCGCCAGATCTTTCACGCGCTTATTATTTTCATGATCGCGTTCCTGGCACTGGTACAGGTGATAAGGCACTTTCAGCACCGGAGCGACGAGATGCACGCCCTGAGCCAGCTCACTTACTACATGCGTTTTGATAACATGATGATGGGTGCCATTGTAGCGGTAATTTACTTTAACACCAAGCATCAGCACTTCAAATTTAAGCTGCAGGGGTTCTTCAACCTTATGTTCAACAAGTATGTACAGGTGCTGCTTTCGCTCGCACTGCTGGCAGTTATTTACCTGTATATAGTGCGTAATATGCCAGAGGGCGATCTTTTTATAGCTGCTATTGCTGCTTTGTTAATTGTAAACCTTTGCGAAACGGAGACCAGCATTTATAATCTTACCAACAAGAAGCTGATGTTTATAGGCGAAATATCTTACGGGATATACCTATTGCATAAATTCCCGGTTTACCTCATGCTTTGGCTCACTAAAAATTATATGCCGAACATGAACTATTACTTGCAGAACGTAATAATTTACGTGGCCAGCTACATCCTGGCCATTATGTTGGCAGCTCTCTCTTATTACACACTGGAGAAATACTTCCTCAACTTAAAGAAGCGCTTCGCTAAGATCACGCAACATTAA
- a CDS encoding TlpA family protein disulfide reductase, with protein MRLLLLTTILCLHLPVAWAQQNGTVTNNKELVSLKGTDAFTTIENHTTDTLRLTEAIYYYLPVSEKSVEAVIAPGKSATFRTQMNYPDFIQFSSLPFRVFNAPGKTVKCTVESTSSLKLSFTGNLQQENDYYQAYFNVAKSNQTYYAAGARLNNFNRFPAIADSINQINLNFLNGYGFPLSPAFKKYEYWRLMYNNAFLKHHVLFDKAFKTGHEIKIDTGYYHFDPEMPLVNEDIPISSEYLWYAVFRMRHLALAKSKADSLLSTNMLAAAQEVYGTSKTGDVVKMRLLYDAYARSKHSYDKLLNRVTFSDLSNKRILDSVSNARFSLPMVGRVAPGFKLVNINGDTVSLSEFKGHLVMINFWAGWCAPCIKEFPAENKLSATYSASKKLVVINVCIETSAELWKSLTAKHQLAMVNLFADEKQVASLKRRYNISGLPKSVLIDADMKIISNNFKRASEVRLSDLEN; from the coding sequence ATGCGGTTATTGCTACTTACAACAATTTTGTGCTTACACCTGCCGGTTGCTTGGGCGCAGCAAAATGGTACGGTAACAAATAATAAAGAGCTGGTGAGCCTTAAAGGTACTGATGCTTTCACCACAATAGAAAACCACACGACAGATACGCTCCGGCTTACCGAAGCTATTTACTATTACCTGCCGGTGTCGGAGAAAAGCGTTGAGGCGGTTATTGCGCCGGGTAAGTCCGCAACGTTTCGTACACAAATGAACTACCCGGACTTCATCCAGTTTAGTTCTTTACCGTTCAGGGTGTTTAATGCGCCGGGGAAAACAGTAAAGTGTACCGTCGAAAGTACATCATCATTAAAGCTGTCCTTTACAGGCAACCTTCAGCAGGAGAATGATTATTACCAGGCTTACTTCAATGTAGCAAAAAGCAACCAAACCTACTATGCAGCCGGTGCCCGGCTCAATAATTTCAATCGGTTCCCGGCAATTGCTGATTCTATAAACCAGATCAACCTTAACTTTTTAAACGGCTACGGCTTTCCGCTTTCGCCAGCTTTTAAGAAATATGAGTACTGGCGATTGATGTATAACAATGCCTTTCTTAAGCATCACGTTTTGTTCGACAAAGCGTTTAAAACGGGTCACGAGATAAAGATAGACACCGGTTACTACCACTTTGACCCGGAGATGCCTTTAGTGAATGAAGACATTCCCATCAGTTCTGAATATTTATGGTATGCCGTATTCCGGATGAGGCACCTGGCACTGGCAAAAAGCAAAGCCGATTCGCTGCTTTCTACTAATATGCTTGCTGCTGCGCAGGAAGTTTATGGAACGAGCAAGACGGGCGACGTAGTTAAAATGCGCCTTTTATATGATGCTTATGCCCGATCTAAACACAGTTACGACAAACTGCTTAACCGTGTTACGTTTTCAGATCTTTCAAACAAGCGTATCCTTGATTCCGTTAGCAACGCCAGGTTCTCCCTGCCAATGGTAGGTAGGGTGGCACCGGGTTTTAAGCTTGTGAACATAAATGGAGATACAGTATCGCTGTCGGAATTTAAGGGTCATTTGGTGATGATAAACTTTTGGGCCGGTTGGTGCGCTCCTTGCATAAAAGAATTTCCGGCGGAGAACAAGTTGTCGGCAACTTATAGCGCCAGCAAAAAACTGGTTGTGATAAACGTTTGTATAGAGACATCTGCCGAATTGTGGAAGAGCCTAACGGCAAAGCATCAGCTAGCCATGGTGAATCTTTTTGCTGATGAGAAACAGGTTGCCAGTCTAAAACGCAGGTACAACATTTCTGGCCTTCCGAAAAGTGTGCTGATTGATGCCGATATGAAGATCATCAGCAACAATTTTAAACGGGCCAGCGAGGTGAGGTTAAGCGATCTTGAAAATTAA
- a CDS encoding sensor histidine kinase gives MSNSLTANSPHDLGSAFLPNGDIDLNLFFNSAKDLFCVAGFDGFFKKVNPAVTETLGYTEAELLSRPINSFVFPDDQLATEHRRQALREEQVLKNFENRYVTKNGELVWLSWTSVPNAELRLVFAVAKNITPQKIEESKRDQAFENLSAYQQELKDVVYTALHDLRAPVGNMMSIFDIYNELKTPISPYEESLSLLKATIRELKVKMDNYLDRLVNKGKQESIHGEVKLSSVVNRIKTSLAALINESKAVITTDFSQAAAICFDEDHLDSIFLNLISNSIKYARPGVPPVIELTSKPDGACIQVKVKDNGLGFNTKKVKGRIFEEQQRFHPGVEGKGLGLYLVKMHLTSGGADISVHSKPNQGTTFTISFKK, from the coding sequence ATGAGTAATTCCTTAACTGCTAATTCCCCTCACGATTTAGGAAGTGCTTTTTTGCCGAATGGCGACATTGATCTTAACTTATTTTTTAACTCTGCTAAGGATCTTTTTTGTGTAGCCGGGTTCGACGGCTTCTTTAAAAAAGTGAATCCTGCGGTAACCGAAACCCTTGGCTACACAGAAGCGGAGCTTCTGAGCAGACCGATCAATTCATTTGTATTTCCGGATGATCAACTGGCGACAGAGCATCGCCGTCAGGCGTTGCGGGAAGAGCAGGTGCTGAAAAATTTCGAGAACCGTTACGTTACAAAAAATGGGGAACTGGTTTGGTTATCATGGACGTCGGTACCAAATGCTGAACTGCGGCTGGTATTTGCCGTAGCAAAGAATATTACCCCTCAGAAGATTGAAGAATCAAAACGTGATCAGGCATTTGAAAACTTAAGTGCTTATCAGCAGGAGCTAAAAGATGTAGTGTATACCGCCCTGCATGATCTTCGCGCCCCGGTTGGTAACATGATGTCTATTTTTGATATTTATAATGAGCTTAAAACACCGATTTCCCCTTACGAGGAGTCTCTTAGCTTATTAAAGGCCACTATCAGAGAGTTGAAGGTTAAAATGGATAATTATCTGGATCGGTTGGTAAACAAAGGGAAACAAGAAAGTATCCACGGAGAAGTTAAACTCAGCAGTGTGGTCAACCGGATTAAAACATCGCTGGCTGCCTTAATCAATGAAAGTAAAGCGGTAATTACCACTGATTTCTCGCAAGCTGCAGCCATTTGTTTTGATGAAGACCATTTAGACAGCATTTTTTTAAATCTCATTTCCAATAGTATAAAGTATGCCCGACCCGGTGTGCCACCGGTAATCGAGCTGACCAGCAAACCGGATGGTGCCTGCATACAGGTTAAGGTTAAAGATAACGGGCTGGGTTTTAACACTAAAAAAGTAAAGGGCCGGATATTTGAAGAACAGCAGCGCTTTCATCCTGGCGTAGAGGGTAAGGGGCTGGGCCTTTATCTGGTAAAAATGCACTTGACAAGCGGCGGGGCCGACATCAGCGTACATAGCAAGCCTAATCAAGGCACAACCTTTACAATCTCCTTTAAAAAGTAG
- a CDS encoding NAD(P)-dependent oxidoreductase produces MKIAVFGATGATGFELVKQALELHYEVYCLVRNKLAINHQHVQVIYGSIDNLTDVEQSITGCEAVISVLGSAPKFFGDKSTDIYSKSASVIVKAMEGQKIKKLIFCTSAGVENDPTEIWFYKHFLKPFLLKKSYDDMAIAESTIKASSLDWVLVRPSRLIDGVLTKKFRVSKRFRPEGGSKIARADLAFFLLDNIGNNKWVHQTPTLTY; encoded by the coding sequence ATGAAAATAGCAGTATTTGGCGCCACAGGTGCTACAGGTTTCGAATTGGTTAAGCAGGCACTTGAATTGCATTATGAGGTTTATTGCCTAGTTAGAAACAAACTTGCTATCAATCATCAGCATGTGCAGGTTATTTACGGAAGCATAGACAACTTAACGGATGTAGAGCAATCAATAACGGGTTGTGAAGCTGTAATTTCAGTACTGGGTTCTGCACCTAAGTTTTTTGGAGACAAGTCAACAGATATTTATTCCAAAAGTGCATCTGTGATTGTTAAGGCAATGGAGGGGCAAAAGATTAAAAAGCTTATTTTTTGTACATCTGCCGGAGTTGAAAATGACCCTACCGAAATATGGTTTTATAAACATTTTCTTAAGCCCTTCCTGCTTAAAAAAAGTTACGACGACATGGCTATTGCTGAAAGCACGATCAAAGCTTCCTCGCTTGACTGGGTACTTGTGCGGCCGTCCAGATTAATAGATGGAGTGCTCACTAAGAAATTTCGCGTTTCCAAAAGATTCAGGCCCGAGGGAGGAAGTAAAATAGCTCGAGCAGATTTAGCATTCTTTTTACTTGATAATATAGGTAACAATAAGTGGGTTCATCAAACACCCACGCTTACTTATTAA
- a CDS encoding transglutaminase domain-containing protein — MKKILLLAFSCLTISTAIAQMQPAADDFEKFTKDIEAQRYAATQAKEYAKADELLKSWIVKYDEADANRKDKYKSWAASIYYNLACYEALLGRKEPALTAFEKCYALGYNNYKSTMEDSDLNTLHQEKRFKAVMQGMREKSDYSYVIQHAGPYNKVVDKTWPAFTYQQAEAPELVALRNKFNLDSVSGNGDEISKFKNLLYWAHNSVRHDGNSSNPSSRNAIDLIAVCQKENRGVNCRMMATILRDAYQAEGFKTRVVTCMPKDTADNDCHVITVVWSKSLNKWVWMDPTFNAYVADGKGNLLSIEEVRERLVKGIDDLVLNPDANWNNKQKQTKEHYLGYYMSKNLYWLQCAAKSEWDIETNKPGKQASDYLNLYPGDYNTLHQPKKQMGRSDQYAVNNPKYFWQKPADK; from the coding sequence ATGAAAAAAATACTACTGCTCGCGTTTTCTTGTTTGACTATTAGCACTGCCATTGCCCAAATGCAACCTGCTGCCGATGACTTTGAAAAGTTCACTAAAGACATAGAAGCCCAGCGGTATGCCGCAACCCAGGCTAAGGAGTACGCGAAAGCGGATGAACTGCTGAAATCATGGATAGTAAAGTACGACGAAGCCGACGCCAACCGAAAGGATAAATATAAATCATGGGCAGCAAGCATTTATTACAACCTGGCCTGCTACGAGGCTTTGCTCGGCAGGAAAGAACCCGCGCTAACCGCTTTCGAGAAATGCTACGCACTTGGTTACAATAACTATAAAAGCACCATGGAAGACAGCGACCTTAACACACTGCACCAGGAGAAACGCTTTAAAGCCGTAATGCAAGGCATGCGCGAAAAAAGTGATTACAGTTATGTTATTCAGCATGCGGGCCCGTACAATAAGGTGGTTGACAAAACCTGGCCTGCATTTACCTATCAGCAGGCAGAGGCACCCGAACTGGTGGCTTTGCGCAACAAGTTCAACCTGGATTCGGTAAGCGGAAACGGAGATGAGATAAGTAAATTTAAAAACTTACTTTACTGGGCGCATAACTCAGTACGGCACGATGGTAACTCGAGCAATCCATCGTCCAGGAACGCTATTGACCTGATAGCCGTTTGCCAAAAAGAGAACCGCGGTGTTAACTGCCGCATGATGGCAACCATACTGCGCGATGCTTACCAGGCCGAGGGCTTTAAAACACGCGTGGTTACCTGCATGCCTAAGGATACTGCCGATAACGATTGCCATGTTATCACGGTTGTATGGTCAAAGTCGCTTAATAAATGGGTTTGGATGGATCCTACCTTTAACGCCTATGTAGCCGATGGTAAAGGTAACCTGCTAAGCATTGAAGAAGTACGGGAGCGCCTGGTAAAGGGCATTGATGACCTGGTGCTTAACCCTGATGCCAACTGGAACAATAAGCAAAAGCAAACCAAAGAGCACTACTTGGGCTATTACATGTCAAAAAACCTTTACTGGCTGCAATGTGCCGCAAAAAGCGAATGGGATATAGAGACCAATAAGCCAGGTAAACAGGCAAGCGACTACCTTAACCTTTACCCGGGTGATTACAATACCCTGCACCAGCCTAAAAAGCAGATGGGCAGGAGCGACCAGTATGCGGTAAATAACCCTAAATACTTTTGGCAAAAACCTGCGGACAAATGA
- a CDS encoding PAS domain S-box protein: MRTGAFKIALVYIVMGILWITLSDRLLLTLQATLGADEVFFLGSIKGIAYVLVTGILLFFLIVRHTRRLSESERKYRTYFDQNTNPMWIINRRTMLITGVNDAASVRYGYSKDEFLKMSALDLRPPEEINTAIMIFHDLKKGINDIGVVKHRRKDGTIIKVHITCNLIDSARESLVMAMGAIVP, encoded by the coding sequence ATGAGAACCGGAGCTTTTAAGATCGCGCTCGTTTATATCGTTATGGGCATCTTATGGATCACGTTGAGTGACCGCCTGCTACTAACTCTGCAGGCCACCCTGGGAGCCGATGAAGTGTTTTTTCTGGGGAGTATTAAAGGCATTGCTTACGTATTGGTAACCGGCATTCTCTTATTTTTCCTTATTGTACGGCATACGCGTAGACTTTCGGAGAGCGAACGCAAGTACCGAACCTACTTTGACCAGAATACCAACCCAATGTGGATTATTAACAGGCGTACCATGCTGATCACTGGCGTAAACGACGCTGCATCTGTGCGGTACGGCTATTCTAAAGATGAGTTCCTGAAAATGAGCGCGCTTGACCTTCGTCCCCCCGAAGAAATCAACACCGCTATTATGATCTTTCATGATCTTAAAAAAGGAATAAATGACATAGGAGTTGTTAAACACCGTAGAAAAGATGGCACCATCATCAAGGTTCACATTACGTGCAATTTGATTGATAGCGCCAGAGAGTCGCTGGTGATGGCTATGGGTGCAATTGTACCCTAA
- a CDS encoding MarR family winged helix-turn-helix transcriptional regulator — protein MKTDDEILTDHQNDADKNWGRLVVLTKKYFDYWALKTIKPHWNEMKLSYMPVISNVSLKGSTSNEIAKRSLTAKQALSVTIKELERKNMVVTTAAKRDKRSHKINLTEQGKKLMLVANQEINSLTDEYIKLVGKQNFETTLSVLQAINQYHETMNSLSEEDDH, from the coding sequence ATGAAAACTGATGACGAGATATTAACTGACCACCAAAATGACGCTGATAAAAATTGGGGCCGGTTGGTTGTATTAACTAAAAAATATTTTGATTACTGGGCATTAAAAACCATCAAGCCGCACTGGAACGAGATGAAGCTATCGTATATGCCTGTTATCTCCAACGTCAGCCTTAAAGGAAGTACAAGTAATGAGATAGCTAAACGGTCGCTAACTGCAAAGCAGGCGTTAAGTGTAACCATCAAAGAACTCGAGCGAAAGAACATGGTTGTTACCACAGCAGCAAAAAGGGACAAAAGAAGCCATAAAATTAATTTAACCGAACAAGGGAAAAAATTAATGCTGGTGGCTAATCAGGAAATAAACAGTTTAACTGACGAGTACATTAAACTAGTTGGTAAGCAGAATTTCGAAACCACATTGAGCGTGCTACAGGCAATTAATCAATACCACGAGACAATGAATTCGTTGTCGGAAGAGGATGATCATTAG